A window from Pseudomonas moraviensis encodes these proteins:
- the rfaH gene encoding transcription/translation regulatory transformer protein RfaH, translated as MLTVCRNGSNWYLLQCKPRQDERAQLNLQQQNYSTFRPQLMSERSIRGKRQRILESLFPGYVFIQLSRDDNWAPIRSTRGVSRIVEFNHVPARVDEDVIAQLRERSQESIGFPAEPTLKPGEPLQIVQGPLSPLEGVFLSMQGDERVMILLNFLNRQQHVSVPLSYLERQRQ; from the coding sequence ATGCTAACGGTTTGCCGCAACGGTTCTAACTGGTATTTATTGCAGTGCAAGCCCCGCCAGGATGAACGGGCACAACTCAATCTGCAGCAACAGAACTATTCGACCTTTCGGCCGCAGCTGATGAGCGAGCGCAGTATTCGTGGCAAACGCCAACGAATCCTGGAATCGCTGTTCCCCGGCTACGTGTTCATTCAGTTGAGCCGTGACGATAATTGGGCGCCGATTCGCTCGACCCGCGGCGTCAGTCGCATCGTCGAATTCAACCATGTGCCGGCCCGGGTCGATGAAGACGTGATCGCACAATTGCGTGAACGCAGCCAAGAGTCGATCGGCTTTCCCGCCGAGCCGACGCTCAAGCCTGGCGAACCTTTGCAGATCGTCCAGGGTCCACTGTCCCCGCTCGAAGGTGTGTTCCTGTCCATGCAGGGCGATGAGCGCGTGATGATCCTGCTCAATTTCCTCAACCGCCAACAACACGTAAGCGTCCCGCTGAGTTACCTCGAACGCCAGCGACAATAG
- a CDS encoding EAL domain-containing protein: protein MNTLRLLVLEDHAFQRTAAVSALNSLGYKNIFQAADGKDALAVISQAGGVDVALCDLSMAGMDGLTFLRLAREAGLIRAVIICSSLPEDLLRTVDRIVTLQGLELLGSVGKPLMVDVLAPLLARYRPHTQVDAKVAESQLDQPSESEVLEAIRRQEFRAYFQPKFHLRSGEVDGAEVLVRWQSPSRGLLSPGMFLPTIERCGLLDEMFFSLLTQGLSLQRFVQSHGKPFKLAFNLDVTQMANPNLVDRIKALLRIHGASPAGLIFELTETGLLQMPEISMENMVRLRMLGFSLAIDDFGVGYSSLERLCQMPFNEIKLDAGFVQNFQQARYSAVIHGALALARELDMRVVAEGIETADQVHHLARLGCQWGQGFFYARPMNWAHLVDWRFEGQKSSWRRAIGTSDR, encoded by the coding sequence GTGAACACGCTTCGTTTATTGGTATTGGAAGATCACGCCTTCCAGCGCACGGCGGCGGTCAGTGCGCTTAATAGCTTGGGTTACAAAAATATCTTTCAGGCGGCTGACGGCAAGGATGCGCTGGCCGTGATTTCCCAGGCAGGGGGCGTGGACGTTGCGTTGTGTGACCTGAGCATGGCCGGGATGGATGGTTTGACGTTTTTGCGCCTGGCGAGAGAGGCCGGATTGATTCGCGCAGTGATCATCTGCAGTTCACTGCCTGAAGACCTGTTGCGCACGGTTGACCGGATCGTCACGTTGCAGGGCCTGGAATTGCTCGGCAGTGTCGGCAAGCCGTTGATGGTCGATGTGCTGGCGCCGTTGTTGGCTCGCTACCGGCCGCACACTCAGGTCGATGCCAAAGTGGCGGAAAGTCAGCTCGATCAGCCTTCGGAGAGCGAAGTGCTTGAAGCCATTCGCCGGCAGGAATTTCGCGCGTACTTCCAGCCCAAGTTTCATCTGCGCAGTGGTGAGGTGGATGGCGCCGAAGTGCTGGTGCGCTGGCAGAGCCCCAGTCGCGGATTGCTTTCGCCGGGTATGTTCTTGCCAACGATCGAGCGTTGCGGGCTGCTCGACGAAATGTTTTTCAGCCTGCTTACGCAAGGGCTGAGTCTGCAGCGTTTCGTGCAGTCCCACGGCAAACCGTTCAAGCTGGCATTCAATCTCGACGTCACGCAGATGGCCAACCCGAACCTCGTCGACCGGATCAAGGCGCTGCTGCGCATCCACGGCGCCTCGCCAGCCGGGCTAATATTCGAGCTGACGGAAACCGGTCTGCTGCAGATGCCCGAGATCAGCATGGAAAACATGGTGCGCCTGCGCATGCTGGGTTTCAGCCTGGCGATCGATGATTTCGGTGTCGGCTATTCTTCGCTGGAGCGCCTGTGTCAGATGCCGTTCAACGAAATCAAACTCGACGCCGGTTTCGTGCAGAATTTCCAGCAGGCGCGCTACAGCGCGGTCATCCACGGTGCGCTGGCCCTGGCGCGCGAGCTGGACATGCGAGTGGTGGCAGAAGGCATCGAAACCGCCGATCAGGTTCACCACCTGGCGCGGCTGGGTTGTCAGTGGGGGCAGGGCTTCTTCTATGCTCGCCCCATGAACTGGGCGCATCTGGTCGACTGGCGTTTCGAGGGGCAAAAGTCGTCCTGGCGCCGCGCCATAGGCACGTCCGATCGTTGA
- a CDS encoding alpha/beta hydrolase — MNTEVKAAVQTWANSLSDLVPVLKGTDTTTKMSDIRDAYAKMLGQNQPPAGVRFEAINMGGVSATLVTPDELKTDAVLMYIHGGAYIVGRPDGYHGIGGNYAKMLGARVYMPDYRLAPEHQFPAPIDDTLRAYEWLLEQNIAASKIAFAGESAGGAMVVSVMVAAKSKGLPLPAVGSSISPWANLEHTGASMSNREGLDPLNSKPVLDILARAFLGDTLANHPLASPVFADVTGLPPILVQIGENELMLSDAMRLASHLADNRVRVNLEVWPGMFHAWHFYAAILAEGHQALESSVRFIETGLIGANR, encoded by the coding sequence ATGAACACTGAAGTAAAAGCAGCCGTGCAAACCTGGGCCAACAGCCTCAGCGATCTGGTACCCGTGCTCAAGGGCACCGATACCACCACAAAGATGAGCGACATCCGCGATGCCTACGCAAAAATGCTCGGGCAGAATCAGCCGCCGGCTGGCGTGAGGTTTGAAGCAATCAACATGGGCGGCGTGTCCGCTACGCTGGTGACTCCAGATGAGCTCAAGACCGACGCGGTGCTGATGTACATCCACGGCGGTGCCTACATCGTCGGTCGACCGGACGGCTACCACGGCATCGGCGGCAACTACGCGAAAATGCTTGGCGCGCGGGTGTACATGCCGGATTACCGCCTCGCACCGGAGCATCAATTCCCCGCCCCCATCGATGACACTTTGCGCGCCTACGAGTGGTTGCTTGAGCAGAACATCGCCGCCAGCAAGATTGCCTTCGCAGGCGAGTCGGCGGGTGGCGCGATGGTGGTCAGCGTGATGGTCGCGGCAAAATCCAAAGGCTTGCCCTTGCCCGCAGTGGGTTCGTCCATCTCGCCATGGGCCAACCTCGAACACACCGGAGCCTCCATGAGCAATCGTGAAGGCCTTGATCCGCTGAACTCCAAGCCAGTGCTGGACATCCTCGCGCGAGCCTTTCTCGGCGACACCTTGGCCAACCATCCGCTGGCCTCGCCGGTGTTCGCCGACGTCACCGGGTTGCCACCGATTCTTGTGCAGATCGGCGAAAACGAACTGATGCTCAGTGACGCCATGCGTCTGGCCAGTCACCTGGCGGACAACCGCGTCCGGGTCAATCTTGAAGTGTGGCCTGGTATGTTTCACGCCTGGCATTTCTACGCGGCCATACTGGCCGAGGGGCACCAGGCGCTGGAGAGTTCGGTGCGGTTTATCGAGACGGGGTTGATTGGGGCTAATCGCTGA
- a CDS encoding molecular chaperone, translating into MLSRYFPLCLGLAGVLMTHSAFASISLSSTRIIFDGAHKEANVTVRNGGQTILAQSWLDAGDAAGSAPPFAVTPPLAKLEPNQQQLLRILYEGRGMPADKESVVWLNVQEIPQASAADVNTLQLAVRQRIKVFFRPDGLAGDAAKAPEQLAWQLVTQAGKSMLQVKNQSNYHVSLADLKIAAGKKAELVIDSTMIVPGEVRSFNLKELPAGSSRLSFSAINDYGAQQRFDAPLSATESHAERVKDASAQ; encoded by the coding sequence ATGTTAAGTCGCTATTTTCCGCTTTGCCTGGGACTTGCCGGAGTGTTGATGACGCACTCGGCATTCGCCAGCATTTCCTTGAGTTCCACCCGGATCATTTTCGATGGCGCGCACAAAGAAGCGAACGTCACCGTGCGCAATGGCGGGCAAACCATTCTGGCGCAATCGTGGCTGGATGCCGGCGACGCCGCTGGCAGCGCGCCGCCTTTCGCGGTGACCCCACCGCTGGCCAAACTCGAGCCCAATCAACAGCAACTGCTGAGGATACTTTATGAGGGCCGCGGCATGCCTGCGGACAAAGAGTCAGTGGTGTGGCTGAACGTGCAGGAAATCCCCCAGGCCAGTGCTGCCGATGTCAATACGCTGCAACTGGCGGTGCGTCAGCGCATCAAGGTTTTCTTCCGCCCGGACGGACTCGCCGGTGACGCCGCAAAGGCGCCGGAGCAACTTGCATGGCAGTTGGTTACACAGGCTGGCAAGTCGATGCTGCAAGTAAAAAACCAGAGCAATTACCACGTATCGCTGGCAGATCTGAAAATCGCTGCTGGAAAAAAAGCGGAGCTGGTAATTGATTCGACAATGATCGTTCCCGGCGAAGTCCGTTCGTTCAATCTGAAAGAGTTGCCAGCCGGCTCTTCGCGCTTGAGTTTTTCAGCCATTAACGACTACGGCGCACAACAAAGATTTGACGCACCACTGAGCGCCACCGAAAGTCATGCCGAGCGCGTGAAAGATGCCTCCGCGCAGTAA
- a CDS encoding outer membrane beta-barrel protein: MALKPRCSLVLVVACCAPEAAWSVEPQAINVYGFDFTPTFALSESYDDNFREVEHDVESTMVTRLAPAFELKAEDRNSATRVIWEPTRYIYHSASDASNTAQRLRADSIMEFTDRHRLKLEAEARKYERTTSTAVDGINDKIESKRVGGVYTFGARSALNQIDLGASYAQLRYDNADGINDDKERNTSNLTTTWYHRLGSKTRSLLEYDHTRFDYLQSNSPRSSRSDAVLAGAEWDMTAKTTGKLRVGYERKNFDQSGSDDLSNPTWQVDLAWKPRTYSTFTFLARQAMAEGDDGSDAVKATFTQVGWRHGWTERITSVAEVGMGHYVYEGQDRSDDLQDYKLGVIYEMRRWLDVELAYRHRDNDSDADNESFTRNVFQITFDVSL, translated from the coding sequence ATGGCTCTGAAGCCTCGCTGTTCCCTGGTTTTAGTCGTCGCCTGCTGCGCACCCGAAGCTGCCTGGAGCGTTGAGCCGCAAGCGATCAATGTCTACGGCTTCGATTTCACCCCGACCTTCGCCTTGTCGGAAAGCTACGACGACAACTTTCGTGAAGTCGAACATGACGTCGAGTCAACCATGGTCACCCGCCTGGCGCCGGCCTTCGAGCTCAAGGCCGAGGATCGCAACAGCGCTACGCGGGTGATCTGGGAGCCGACCCGCTACATCTATCACAGCGCCTCGGACGCTTCGAACACCGCCCAGCGTCTGCGCGCCGACAGCATCATGGAGTTCACCGACCGGCATCGGCTGAAACTCGAAGCCGAGGCGCGCAAATACGAGCGCACCACCTCGACCGCCGTCGACGGCATCAACGACAAGATCGAAAGCAAGCGCGTCGGCGGCGTCTACACCTTCGGTGCGCGCAGCGCGCTGAACCAGATCGACCTCGGCGCCAGCTACGCCCAACTGCGCTATGACAACGCCGATGGCATCAACGATGACAAGGAGCGCAACACCAGCAACCTCACCACCACCTGGTATCACCGCCTCGGCAGCAAGACCCGCAGCCTGCTCGAATACGACCACACGCGCTTCGACTACCTGCAATCGAACAGCCCGCGCAGCAGTCGCTCCGATGCGGTGCTGGCCGGGGCCGAATGGGACATGACCGCAAAAACCACCGGCAAATTGCGCGTCGGCTACGAGCGCAAGAACTTCGACCAGAGCGGCTCCGACGATCTGAGCAACCCGACCTGGCAAGTGGATCTGGCGTGGAAACCGCGCACCTACTCGACGTTTACCTTCCTCGCCCGCCAGGCCATGGCCGAAGGCGACGACGGCTCCGACGCGGTGAAGGCCACCTTCACTCAGGTCGGCTGGCGCCACGGCTGGACCGAACGCATCACCAGCGTTGCCGAAGTCGGCATGGGCCATTACGTCTACGAAGGCCAGGACCGCAGCGACGATCTGCAGGATTACAAACTCGGCGTGATTTACGAAATGCGCCGCTGGCTGGACGTCGAACTCGCCTATCGGCACCGCGACAACGACTCCGATGCCGACAACGAAAGCTTCACCCGCAACGTCTTCCAGATCACTTTCGACGTCAGTCTGTAG
- a CDS encoding fimbria/pilus outer membrane usher protein yields the protein MAICGFAVGAEAPAAVASESFNTLFLEGSSAVDLQPLLNANSVLPGQYRVDVYSNGTLVGRRDVDFAANPVNGKVEPRITLELLQQLGVDMRKLREQGLVDEQHPADHYDLPAMIEQASLSFDANRLRLNISVPQVAMARGMRGYVDPELWDEGVAAGFINYQLSSTRSKTDYSTQISNNLGLRNGINLGAWRLRNESNLSSATGRPNRFVSNRTFIQRDLTAIKGQLSAGEIFSDSDLFDSVRYQGVKVASDEGMRADSERGYAPIIRGVAETNATIEVRQDNYILYTTNVPPGPFEISDIYPSGSNGDLEITIVEADGRRKVTRQAFSALPTMVREGQLKYSLSSGKFNNNSEGYDKPAFLSGTFAYGLTSNLTGIAGLQASNGFKALSFGAAKNTSIGAMSLDVTQSSSKAFGKTTQGSSIRALYAKTFTGTDTSFTLAAYRYSTEGYRTLTDHVQDTSAGATRRLGNSKTRTDFTVNQTLGEARQFGSLYLNASDQRYWDRGGSRSFSAGYNNNWRDLNYNISLSKTQEFGARGETNNDTQLSVSISFPLGSTPRAPRAYISSNHQNTGTNTQAGINGYLTEDSDTYYSVQTGRSVQGDRSGSLSLSTRTSMGDLSLGYSRGNGYESQNLSAAGSLVAHAGGINMGQTVGETFGLVEVPGMSGVEVSSYSGVKTGLNGYAVLPNAQPYRVNWVTLDTRNLGGEIELDNATQQLVPRRGSVVLARFEGSKGRRVQFELYDANGQAIPFGAVLLDSDGKQLALSDPTGKALALVTKDHGVITIKWQGKSCPVPYKLPEKVEGLNYEQYRLACSSSAK from the coding sequence ATGGCCATTTGTGGATTTGCCGTGGGTGCCGAAGCCCCGGCCGCAGTGGCGAGTGAATCTTTCAACACGCTGTTCCTTGAAGGCTCATCGGCGGTCGATCTGCAACCCTTGTTGAATGCCAACAGCGTACTGCCGGGCCAATATCGCGTTGACGTTTACAGCAACGGCACGCTGGTCGGTCGACGCGACGTTGATTTTGCGGCCAACCCGGTCAACGGCAAAGTCGAACCGCGCATCACCCTGGAACTGTTACAGCAGCTGGGTGTGGACATGCGCAAACTGCGTGAGCAAGGTCTGGTTGACGAGCAACACCCTGCCGATCACTACGACCTGCCCGCGATGATCGAGCAAGCCAGTCTCAGTTTTGACGCCAACCGCCTGCGCCTCAATATCAGCGTGCCGCAGGTGGCGATGGCTCGTGGCATGCGTGGTTATGTCGATCCTGAGCTTTGGGACGAAGGCGTGGCCGCCGGCTTCATCAACTATCAGTTGAGCAGCACCCGCAGCAAAACCGATTACTCGACGCAAATCTCCAATAACCTCGGGCTGCGCAATGGCATAAACCTGGGCGCCTGGCGTTTGCGCAACGAGTCCAACCTGAGCAGCGCCACCGGCCGGCCCAATCGGTTCGTCAGCAACCGTACCTTCATCCAGCGCGACCTCACGGCGATCAAGGGGCAACTGAGTGCGGGTGAAATCTTTTCCGATTCGGATCTGTTCGACAGCGTGCGCTATCAAGGCGTCAAAGTGGCCTCTGATGAGGGCATGCGCGCAGACAGTGAGCGCGGCTATGCGCCGATCATTCGTGGCGTGGCTGAAACCAATGCAACGATCGAGGTCCGCCAGGATAACTACATTCTCTACACCACCAACGTGCCGCCGGGCCCGTTCGAGATCAGTGATATCTATCCATCGGGCTCCAACGGCGATCTGGAGATCACCATTGTTGAAGCGGATGGACGGCGCAAGGTCACCCGCCAGGCATTCTCCGCCCTGCCGACGATGGTGCGTGAGGGACAGTTGAAGTACAGCCTGTCGAGCGGCAAATTCAATAACAACAGCGAGGGCTACGACAAGCCGGCCTTCCTCAGCGGCACGTTCGCCTATGGCTTGACCAGCAACCTGACAGGCATTGCCGGCCTTCAGGCCAGCAATGGTTTCAAGGCGCTCTCATTCGGCGCGGCGAAGAATACCTCGATTGGCGCGATGTCCCTGGACGTCACGCAATCGTCCAGCAAGGCCTTTGGCAAAACCACCCAGGGCAGCAGCATACGCGCGCTCTATGCAAAGACCTTCACCGGCACCGATACCAGCTTCACCCTCGCCGCCTATCGTTATTCGACCGAGGGTTACCGCACGCTGACCGACCATGTGCAGGACACCAGCGCCGGCGCAACCCGACGCCTGGGTAATTCCAAAACCCGCACCGATTTTACGGTCAACCAGACCTTGGGCGAAGCACGTCAGTTCGGCTCGCTGTACTTGAACGCCAGTGACCAGCGCTATTGGGATCGCGGCGGCTCGCGGAGCTTTTCCGCCGGTTACAACAACAACTGGCGCGACCTGAACTACAACATCAGCCTGAGCAAAACCCAGGAATTCGGCGCGCGCGGTGAGACCAACAACGACACACAACTGAGCGTTTCGATTTCCTTCCCGCTCGGATCGACGCCTCGCGCACCGCGTGCCTACATTTCCAGCAACCATCAAAATACAGGAACCAACACCCAAGCCGGGATCAACGGTTATCTGACCGAGGACAGCGACACCTACTACTCGGTGCAGACCGGGCGCAGTGTCCAGGGCGATCGTTCTGGCTCGCTGAGCCTGAGTACCCGCACATCGATGGGCGACCTGAGCTTGGGTTACAGCCGAGGCAATGGCTATGAATCACAGAACCTGAGTGCAGCCGGATCGCTGGTGGCCCATGCAGGCGGCATCAATATGGGCCAGACCGTCGGCGAAACGTTCGGCCTGGTGGAAGTGCCCGGCATGTCGGGCGTAGAAGTCAGCAGCTATTCAGGCGTGAAAACCGGCCTGAACGGCTACGCGGTTTTGCCTAACGCGCAACCGTATCGCGTGAACTGGGTGACGCTGGACACGCGTAACCTGGGTGGTGAGATCGAGCTGGACAATGCCACTCAGCAACTGGTGCCAAGACGCGGTTCGGTGGTTCTCGCACGCTTCGAAGGTAGCAAAGGCAGACGCGTCCAGTTTGAGCTGTACGACGCCAACGGACAGGCAATTCCATTCGGCGCCGTGCTGTTGGATAGCGACGGCAAGCAACTGGCATTGTCCGATCCGACGGGCAAAGCCCTGGCGCTGGTGACCAAAGACCACGGTGTCATCACCATCAAGTGGCAGGGCAAAAGCTGCCCCGTGCCATACAAGCTGCCGGAAAAGGTTGAAGGTTTGAACTACGAGCAATACCGGTTGGCCTGCTCTTCGAGCGCGAAGTAG
- a CDS encoding fimbrial protein, whose product MKKFAFAVLTLSVLAASTGAVAEEEAAKAVKGGSGQISFTGVINNDACSVDGASGNDKMIAVDMGSVSIKDMGTDSAPGAGRVAANDFNLKVNCNAGTKVSMLFKPTVNGGSGLVDGKKVLKLQGTDAAKGVGIALLDSNGQLIDLSSEATAKVQTSLTGDGTTGGDGTLSFAAAYVTTGDKTAATAGTGNATLPFVLEYE is encoded by the coding sequence ATGAAAAAGTTCGCTTTCGCAGTACTCACTCTTTCCGTACTGGCTGCCTCCACTGGCGCAGTGGCTGAAGAAGAAGCCGCCAAAGCTGTCAAGGGCGGCAGCGGTCAAATCAGCTTCACCGGCGTTATCAATAACGACGCCTGCTCGGTAGACGGCGCTTCGGGTAACGACAAGATGATTGCCGTGGACATGGGCAGCGTTTCGATCAAGGACATGGGCACCGACTCTGCCCCGGGCGCCGGTCGTGTGGCTGCCAACGATTTCAACCTGAAAGTGAACTGCAACGCCGGCACCAAGGTTTCGATGCTGTTCAAACCAACCGTAAACGGCGGTTCGGGCCTGGTTGATGGCAAGAAGGTGCTCAAGCTGCAAGGTACCGATGCGGCCAAAGGCGTCGGTATCGCGCTGCTGGACAGCAATGGCCAGTTGATCGATCTGAGCTCCGAAGCCACCGCCAAAGTGCAGACCAGCCTGACTGGCGACGGCACCACTGGCGGCGACGGCACCCTGTCGTTCGCAGCTGCTTACGTCACCACCGGCGACAAGACCGCTGCTACTGCAGGTACCGGTAACGCCACTCTGCCGTTCGTTCTCGAATACGAATAA
- a CDS encoding NAD-dependent epimerase has product MSVLVTGAAGFIGYHTAMRLSREGFSVVGIDNLNPYYDVKLKQARLHRLQTLTNFTFHRLDIVDQAALTALFVEGRFKQVIHLAAQAGVRYSLDNPDAYAQSNLVGFLNVLEACRHHPPAHLIYASSSSVYGANIRMPFREDDQVDQPVSLYAATKRANELLAHSYCHLYGLQATGLRFFTVYGPWGRPDMALFKFTEAMLQGRAIDLYNQGEMARDFTYIDDIVEAIFRLLDKPPALSDERGTNRLFNIGRGSPVALMSFVECLEQALGIKAQRRYLPMQEGDVLKTWADVSALARCIDFSPQVPIEQGVQAFVQWYREFYQV; this is encoded by the coding sequence ATGAGCGTTCTGGTAACGGGGGCAGCAGGGTTTATCGGTTATCACACGGCCATGCGTTTAAGTCGCGAGGGGTTTTCGGTCGTTGGCATCGATAATCTGAATCCTTACTACGACGTCAAACTCAAACAGGCGCGGTTGCACAGATTGCAAACGCTGACCAATTTCACTTTCCACCGGCTGGACATCGTCGACCAGGCAGCATTGACCGCGCTGTTCGTGGAGGGCCGATTCAAACAGGTCATTCACCTCGCCGCGCAGGCCGGAGTCCGCTACTCCCTCGACAATCCCGACGCCTACGCGCAATCGAATCTGGTCGGCTTTCTCAACGTCCTCGAAGCCTGCCGGCATCATCCGCCGGCCCACTTGATCTACGCCTCCAGCAGCTCGGTCTATGGTGCCAACATCCGGATGCCGTTTCGCGAAGACGATCAGGTCGATCAGCCGGTTTCGCTGTACGCCGCGACTAAACGCGCCAACGAACTGCTCGCGCACAGCTACTGCCATCTCTACGGATTACAGGCTACCGGCCTGCGCTTTTTCACCGTGTACGGCCCGTGGGGTCGACCGGACATGGCGCTGTTCAAATTCACCGAGGCGATGCTGCAAGGGCGCGCCATCGACCTCTATAACCAAGGCGAAATGGCGCGGGATTTCACCTATATCGACGACATCGTCGAAGCGATTTTCCGCTTGCTCGACAAACCGCCCGCGCTCAGCGACGAGCGCGGCACCAACCGCCTGTTCAATATCGGCCGGGGCAGTCCGGTCGCGCTGATGAGCTTCGTCGAATGCCTGGAGCAGGCATTGGGCATCAAGGCGCAACGTCGCTATTTGCCGATGCAGGAGGGCGATGTGCTGAAAACCTGGGCCGACGTGTCGGCGCTGGCACGCTGCATCGACTTCAGCCCGCAGGTGCCGATCGAGCAGGGCGTGCAGGCGTTCGTGCAGTGGTATCGAGAGTTCTATCAGGTCTGA
- a CDS encoding polysaccharide biosynthesis/export family protein, whose translation MHSRLILLLLLLWTVPTVEAADSNADYRLAAGDVLRITVFGEPELSFKKIRLNDAGTFSYPFLGEIVAKGLTPNQVEQKIVDGLKQGYLVDPKVSLSQIEYRPFYINGEVQKPGSYPFQPGLTLEKAIALGGGLTERASMKRVTILRGSGGPPVTENISRTTVIAPGDTISIAQGFF comes from the coding sequence ATGCACTCGCGCCTGATTTTACTGTTGTTGCTGCTCTGGACAGTGCCCACGGTCGAGGCGGCGGACAGCAACGCCGATTACCGCCTTGCTGCCGGCGATGTCTTGCGCATCACGGTGTTCGGCGAGCCGGAACTGAGCTTCAAGAAGATCCGCCTGAACGACGCCGGCACCTTCTCCTACCCGTTTCTCGGCGAAATCGTCGCCAAGGGCCTGACGCCCAATCAGGTCGAACAGAAGATCGTCGACGGCCTCAAGCAAGGCTATCTGGTCGATCCGAAAGTCAGCCTCAGCCAGATCGAATACCGCCCGTTCTACATCAATGGCGAAGTGCAAAAGCCCGGCAGCTATCCGTTCCAGCCCGGCCTGACCCTGGAAAAAGCCATTGCGCTGGGTGGCGGCCTCACCGAACGCGCCTCAATGAAACGCGTGACGATCCTGCGCGGCAGCGGCGGCCCGCCGGTCACTGAAAACATCTCGCGCACCACCGTCATCGCCCCCGGCGACACCATTTCCATTGCACAAGGCTTTTTCTGA
- a CDS encoding LysR family transcriptional regulator, whose amino-acid sequence MELHNLNDIAAFVASVDTGSFTAAARQLGLTRSAVGKSIVRLESRLQVRLLNRTTRSLSLTDDGRVLYERCVGILQDLDEVEEALAFRRTTPSGRLRMSLPVALGRLHVVQHIERCLRDWPSLAIDATFSDRLVDLIDEGFDLAIRIGPPKEDSGLLTRTVAYQQMITCASPRYLHEHQAPQTPEDLAGHACLHFVSGGRLLPWNFRVNGQPVPVIHAGRLQMDSAEALHQATAAGLGIATLPSYVVNDDLRSGKLVQLLADYAEAAEPIRVIYPSKRHLSPKIRLFIDRLVEAWSPAPWE is encoded by the coding sequence ATGGAACTGCATAACCTGAACGACATCGCCGCCTTCGTCGCCTCGGTGGATACCGGAAGTTTTACGGCGGCGGCCAGGCAACTCGGGCTGACCCGCTCGGCCGTCGGTAAATCGATCGTGCGCCTCGAATCGCGTCTGCAGGTGCGCCTGCTTAACCGCACAACCCGCAGCCTGAGCCTGACCGACGATGGTCGGGTGCTGTATGAGCGATGTGTGGGCATCTTGCAGGATCTGGACGAGGTCGAAGAGGCTTTGGCGTTCCGCCGTACGACGCCCAGCGGCCGCTTGCGCATGAGCCTGCCGGTAGCACTGGGCCGGCTGCACGTTGTGCAGCACATCGAGCGCTGCTTGAGAGACTGGCCGTCGCTCGCCATCGACGCGACGTTTTCCGATCGGCTGGTCGACCTGATCGACGAGGGTTTCGATCTGGCGATTCGCATCGGTCCGCCCAAGGAAGACTCCGGGCTACTCACGCGCACGGTGGCTTACCAGCAAATGATCACCTGTGCCTCGCCCAGATATCTGCATGAGCATCAGGCACCGCAGACACCTGAAGATCTTGCCGGGCATGCGTGCCTGCATTTCGTCAGCGGCGGCCGATTGCTCCCGTGGAATTTTCGCGTCAATGGTCAGCCTGTGCCTGTCATTCATGCCGGACGGCTGCAGATGGACAGCGCCGAAGCCTTGCATCAGGCGACTGCCGCAGGCCTCGGTATCGCGACGTTGCCATCCTATGTGGTCAACGATGACTTGCGCAGTGGCAAGCTCGTGCAGTTGCTCGCAGATTACGCCGAGGCTGCCGAGCCTATCCGGGTTATTTACCCGAGCAAGCGACACCTGTCGCCGAAGATTCGGCTGTTCATCGACAGGCTGGTGGAAGCGTGGTCGCCGGCGCCTTGGGAATGA